In uncultured Draconibacterium sp., one genomic interval encodes:
- a CDS encoding phosphatase PAP2 family protein, whose amino-acid sequence MQNHLTLITNILIATFLLFSTHGLASDRKNPERIPLLTEHTTPHLTFHNDSIHRLDFRYADKQRGFKPFIAPSILIAGGTIMHFSNWKYDINQWRWEHFNYNGNLDDYLRFAPIAAVYSLNALGIKGKNNIGNQTAILGKSMVLTTIITKSLKSILDVERPTGEPKSMPSGHTAIVFAAAQWMHREYGEISPWYSVGAYACATTVGIMRISKGSHWASDVLVGAGVGMISTELIYLTHQYKWDREHLKNLDIFPFKTGRQKGLALVYTF is encoded by the coding sequence GTGCAAAATCATTTAACACTCATAACGAATATTCTGATAGCAACATTTCTGCTATTCTCTACGCACGGTCTGGCATCTGACAGGAAAAACCCGGAACGGATTCCGCTTCTTACAGAACATACCACTCCACATCTAACATTTCACAACGATTCCATTCACAGGCTCGATTTTCGTTATGCCGATAAACAAAGAGGTTTTAAACCCTTTATAGCTCCATCCATTTTGATTGCCGGCGGAACGATCATGCATTTTTCCAACTGGAAATATGACATTAACCAATGGCGTTGGGAACATTTTAACTATAACGGCAACCTGGATGATTATTTACGTTTTGCTCCGATTGCTGCAGTTTATTCCTTAAACGCTTTGGGAATAAAGGGGAAAAACAATATTGGCAACCAAACCGCCATACTGGGCAAGAGTATGGTCCTTACCACTATCATTACCAAAAGCCTGAAAAGTATTTTAGATGTAGAACGCCCAACCGGCGAACCGAAGTCTATGCCGTCCGGGCATACTGCCATTGTTTTTGCAGCAGCGCAATGGATGCACCGCGAATACGGAGAAATAAGTCCATGGTACAGTGTAGGTGCGTATGCCTGTGCCACCACTGTAGGAATCATGCGTATTTCCAAAGGCAGCCACTGGGCTTCCGACGTTCTGGTAGGTGCCGGAGTAGGAATGATCTCCACTGAACTCATCTATCTCACCCACCAATACAAATGGGATCGTGAACACCTGAAAAACCTCGATATTTTTCCTTTTAAGACCGGCAGACAAAAAGGACTCGCACTGGTGTATACCTTTTAA
- the argF gene encoding ornithine carbamoyltransferase yields MTNNLKNRNFLKLLDFTPEEITQLLDLAASLKKAKYEGTEKPQLLGKNIALIFEKASTRTRCAFEVAAYDQGARVTYLGPTGSQIGQKETMKDTARVLGRMYDGIEYRGFGQDIVEELGTYAGVSVWNGLTDEFHPTQILADFLTMKEHSHKPLSEVKFCYLGDARNNMGNSLMVGAAKLGMDFRAAAPLACQPAEELQAKCREITTQTGGKITITENVATAVKDCDFLYTDVWVSMGEPDEVWQERIKLLLPYQINKKAMELTGNPDVKFLHCLPAFHNRDTKIGEQIYQKFGLEAMEVTEEVFESKASLVFDEAENRMHTIKAVMVATLA; encoded by the coding sequence ATGACTAATAATCTGAAAAATAGGAATTTCCTCAAACTACTTGATTTTACTCCCGAAGAAATAACCCAACTACTCGATCTTGCGGCAAGTTTAAAAAAGGCAAAATACGAAGGCACGGAGAAACCGCAACTTTTAGGTAAAAACATTGCACTGATTTTTGAAAAAGCCTCTACCCGCACCCGCTGTGCATTTGAAGTGGCGGCTTACGACCAGGGGGCAAGGGTTACCTACCTGGGACCAACAGGCTCACAGATCGGACAAAAAGAAACCATGAAAGACACTGCACGTGTACTGGGACGAATGTACGATGGAATTGAATACCGTGGTTTTGGACAGGACATTGTGGAAGAACTGGGCACTTATGCAGGAGTTTCGGTTTGGAATGGTCTTACCGATGAATTTCATCCGACTCAAATTCTGGCTGATTTCCTGACTATGAAAGAACACAGCCACAAACCGCTTTCGGAAGTGAAATTTTGCTACCTGGGTGATGCACGAAACAATATGGGCAACTCGCTAATGGTTGGGGCAGCAAAACTGGGAATGGATTTTAGAGCCGCTGCACCCTTAGCCTGTCAACCCGCCGAAGAATTGCAGGCGAAATGTCGCGAAATAACAACTCAAACCGGCGGCAAGATTACGATTACCGAAAATGTAGCCACCGCAGTAAAAGACTGTGATTTTCTGTATACCGATGTATGGGTGTCGATGGGTGAGCCCGACGAAGTATGGCAGGAACGCATAAAACTGCTGCTCCCCTACCAGATTAATAAAAAGGCTATGGAACTTACCGGGAATCCTGATGTAAAATTCCTGCATTGTTTACCGGCTTTTCATAACCGCGACACAAAAATTGGCGAGCAGATCTACCAAAAATTTGGACTCGAAGCCATGGAAGTCACCGAAGAGGTATTCGAAAGCAAGGCATCGCTGGTATTCGACGAAGCAGAAAACCGCATGCACACCATAAAAGCCGTTATGGTTGCCACACTGGCTTAA
- a CDS encoding carbamate kinase, with product MKKRAVVALGGNAILRGNEEGTIVQQEKNVTDTLENLVPLLREGYELVLTHGNGPQVGNILMRNDAGEQLYGIAPMPLNICVADSQGGIGFMIERMMRNVLNKHGIDKNVISMVTLVEIDANDPAFQNPSKRIGKVYSKAEADRLTQQKGWIFKPTSKSKDGYRRVVPSPMPVDILNKDIIRQLLENGNIVIAAGGGGIPVYFDENNDVRTLDAVIDKDRASGMLATNIDADELYILTDVPFIYKDFGLETQQKLEFLNYTDTLKHLENGTFAEGTMEPKIKACLDFIKNGGSKSIITEATKLADKSYGSKITMEYDDEEKID from the coding sequence ATGAAGAAACGAGCTGTTGTTGCTTTGGGCGGAAACGCCATTCTGCGCGGTAACGAAGAAGGAACCATCGTTCAGCAGGAAAAAAATGTAACAGACACACTGGAGAACCTGGTGCCTTTGCTCCGCGAAGGTTACGAGCTGGTGCTTACACATGGCAACGGGCCGCAGGTAGGTAACATTTTAATGCGTAACGACGCCGGCGAACAGCTTTATGGTATTGCCCCCATGCCACTGAATATTTGTGTAGCCGACTCGCAGGGAGGCATTGGTTTTATGATCGAGCGGATGATGCGCAACGTACTCAACAAACACGGTATCGACAAAAATGTAATTTCCATGGTTACACTGGTGGAAATCGATGCTAATGATCCGGCTTTTCAAAATCCATCGAAACGAATCGGGAAAGTATACAGCAAAGCAGAAGCAGACAGACTGACCCAACAAAAAGGCTGGATTTTTAAACCCACATCAAAAAGTAAAGACGGCTACCGAAGGGTTGTGCCCTCGCCCATGCCCGTAGACATTTTAAATAAAGACATCATCAGGCAATTGCTCGAAAACGGCAATATTGTTATTGCTGCCGGCGGCGGTGGCATTCCGGTTTATTTCGACGAGAACAACGACGTGCGCACACTTGATGCAGTAATCGACAAAGACAGAGCATCAGGTATGCTGGCCACCAACATTGATGCTGATGAATTATATATCCTTACCGATGTACCTTTTATCTACAAAGACTTTGGTCTGGAAACGCAGCAAAAACTGGAATTTTTAAATTATACCGACACCCTAAAACATCTCGAAAATGGTACATTTGCTGAAGGAACAATGGAACCTAAAATTAAAGCCTGCCTTGATTTTATAAAAAATGGCGGCAGTAAAAGTATCATCACCGAAGCCACCAAACTGGCTGATAAAAGTTACGGTTCGAAGATTACCATGGAATACGATGATGAAGAAAAGATTGATTGA
- a CDS encoding DNA translocase FtsK 4TM domain-containing protein, which yields MAFRAKKKPAKSKNKRTTKKRTPLVNREKLYFLFGLFVLLMAAYLLISFVSFLFYGAADQSIMDSGWREFLFNTEVKAQNKGMKLGAYLSEVIMNRGFGLASFGLVYLMAISGARILGRKTGNFLKSVWYSVICIIWFSVALGLFFNKTNAGSAIYWGGHYGFVLSNWLRSLIGIVGLVFLLFISGLAIIVVRFDGAFDMLKGVLKRNAKEAELDETEHEDKDEVTTDVPGVEVEESITKIIEDDDDVVKAIFESDNEDDLSLIEPEVEIDDHIDGKEPEKESGDDIEVIPEKKEDDLDLTVAPKLEEEESDGTLPEELEDYDPTLDLASYKFPSLDQLEDHQFGNAEVKNEELVANKNKIVETLRHYKIEITKIRATIGPTITLYEIVPAPGVRISKIKNLEDDIALSLAALGIRIIAPIPGRGTIGIEVPNQNPETVSMHSIVRSKRFQESKAELPVALGKTISNETFMFDLVKMPHILVAGATGQGKSVGINVIITSLLYKKHPSQLKFVFIDPKKVELNIYSVLEKHYLAKLPDAEEPVITDIQKVKNTLNSINVEMDARYDLLKAAQARNIKEYNKKFISRRLNPEKGHRFMPYVVVIIDEFADLIMTAGKEIELPIARIAQLARAVGIHMIIATQRPSTNIITGVIKANFPARIAFKVASMIDSRTILDSPGANQLIGRGDMLISQGSEMTRVQCAFVDTPEVERIVEFIGDQRGYPTAFLLPEYAGDEDPGPGQVDLRNRDELFDDAARVVVMNQMGSTSMIQRKFSIGYNRAGRLMDQLEAAGIVGPSDGSKARQVLLQDEYSLEQLLNGL from the coding sequence ATGGCATTTAGAGCGAAGAAAAAGCCAGCAAAATCGAAAAATAAACGTACCACAAAAAAGCGTACACCCCTTGTTAACAGAGAAAAACTGTATTTTCTGTTTGGGTTGTTCGTTCTGCTAATGGCAGCATATCTGCTAATTTCCTTTGTATCGTTTTTATTTTACGGTGCAGCCGATCAAAGTATAATGGACTCGGGCTGGCGTGAATTCCTTTTCAATACTGAGGTGAAAGCCCAGAATAAAGGAATGAAACTGGGTGCCTATCTGTCGGAAGTTATTATGAACCGCGGATTCGGACTGGCGTCGTTTGGTTTGGTTTACCTAATGGCCATCAGCGGCGCACGGATTTTAGGGCGTAAAACAGGAAATTTTCTCAAAAGTGTTTGGTACAGTGTTATCTGCATTATTTGGTTTTCGGTGGCGCTGGGGTTGTTTTTTAATAAAACCAATGCCGGATCGGCTATCTATTGGGGCGGACATTACGGTTTCGTGCTCAGTAACTGGCTTCGCTCGTTGATTGGAATTGTGGGACTTGTGTTTCTGTTGTTCATTTCCGGACTGGCGATTATCGTTGTACGTTTCGACGGTGCTTTTGACATGCTGAAAGGGGTATTAAAAAGAAACGCAAAAGAGGCGGAGCTTGACGAAACGGAGCATGAGGATAAAGATGAAGTTACGACCGACGTTCCGGGCGTGGAAGTTGAAGAGTCGATAACAAAAATAATAGAAGACGACGATGATGTGGTGAAAGCCATTTTTGAGTCGGATAATGAAGATGACCTTTCCCTGATAGAGCCGGAGGTTGAAATCGACGACCATATTGATGGGAAAGAACCGGAAAAGGAAAGTGGGGATGACATTGAGGTGATTCCGGAAAAAAAAGAGGATGATCTGGATTTAACGGTTGCGCCAAAATTGGAGGAAGAAGAGTCGGATGGCACGTTGCCGGAGGAACTGGAAGATTATGATCCAACCCTGGATTTGGCGAGTTACAAGTTCCCGTCACTCGATCAGCTGGAAGATCATCAATTTGGAAATGCTGAAGTAAAGAATGAAGAGCTGGTAGCCAACAAGAATAAAATTGTTGAAACACTGCGTCATTATAAGATCGAAATAACAAAGATCAGAGCCACAATTGGTCCAACAATTACTCTTTACGAAATTGTTCCGGCACCGGGCGTACGAATCTCGAAGATTAAAAACCTCGAAGATGATATCGCTTTGAGTCTGGCGGCTTTGGGAATTCGTATTATAGCACCAATTCCGGGGCGCGGTACCATTGGTATTGAAGTGCCAAATCAGAATCCGGAAACGGTATCGATGCATTCCATTGTGCGCTCAAAGCGTTTTCAGGAAAGTAAGGCCGAACTGCCGGTGGCGCTGGGGAAAACCATTTCGAATGAAACGTTTATGTTCGACCTGGTAAAAATGCCTCACATTCTTGTTGCCGGAGCTACCGGACAGGGTAAATCGGTCGGTATAAACGTGATCATTACGTCGTTGCTTTATAAGAAGCACCCGTCGCAGCTGAAGTTTGTTTTTATCGACCCGAAAAAAGTGGAGCTGAATATTTATTCGGTGCTTGAAAAACACTATCTGGCAAAACTACCCGATGCGGAAGAACCTGTGATCACTGATATTCAGAAAGTGAAAAATACGCTGAATTCGATTAACGTGGAGATGGATGCACGTTACGATCTGTTAAAAGCTGCCCAGGCACGTAATATAAAGGAATATAATAAGAAATTTATATCGCGCCGACTGAATCCGGAAAAAGGACACCGGTTTATGCCATACGTTGTGGTGATTATTGATGAGTTTGCCGACCTGATTATGACTGCCGGAAAAGAGATTGAATTGCCGATTGCAAGGATCGCTCAGCTGGCAAGGGCTGTTGGTATTCATATGATCATTGCGACACAGCGCCCGTCGACCAATATTATTACCGGTGTTATTAAGGCTAACTTCCCGGCGCGTATTGCGTTTAAAGTAGCGTCGATGATCGACTCGCGTACCATTCTCGATTCGCCGGGCGCGAACCAGCTTATCGGACGCGGAGATATGCTAATTTCGCAGGGAAGTGAAATGACACGTGTACAATGTGCTTTTGTTGACACACCTGAAGTAGAACGTATTGTTGAATTTATTGGTGATCAACGCGGATATCCAACGGCATTTTTATTGCCTGAATATGCCGGAGACGAGGACCCCGGACCGGGACAAGTGGATCTGCGGAACCGCGACGAGTTATTTGACGATGCGGCACGCGTGGTGGTAATGAACCAAATGGGATCGACATCGATGATACAGCGAAAATTCTCGATTGGGTATAACCGTGCGGGTCGATTAATGGATCAATTGGAAGCTGCAGGTATAGTTGGCCCAAGTGACGGAAGTAAAGCGCGACAGGTTTTGTTGCAGGATGAATACAGTTTGGAACAGTTATTGAATGGTTTGTAG
- a CDS encoding outer membrane lipoprotein carrier protein LolA — translation MKRIVLMVALVMVATLGWSQSDAKAKKILDEVSAKTKEIASMSASFVFTMVNDEMDIDETNAGTIKIKGQKYCVQLPDLGVEVFSNGETIWNYMRDGNQVTISNIDDDSSELMDPSSLFSIYERGFRSEFVDEKTEGGKTLYHINLFPDSDTYDVTMIEVAIDKAEMMIHSATLHSTDGNLYGILVKEMDTNAGFDDSEFVFNAANYNDVEVIDFR, via the coding sequence ATGAAAAGGATAGTATTGATGGTTGCACTTGTTATGGTAGCAACTTTAGGATGGTCGCAGAGCGATGCAAAGGCCAAAAAAATTCTGGATGAGGTAAGTGCCAAAACAAAAGAGATCGCATCAATGTCGGCCAGTTTTGTTTTCACAATGGTGAATGATGAAATGGATATTGACGAAACCAATGCCGGTACCATAAAAATTAAAGGTCAGAAATATTGTGTGCAACTGCCCGATTTGGGAGTTGAAGTATTTTCAAATGGCGAAACAATCTGGAATTACATGAGAGATGGTAATCAGGTTACCATTTCGAATATTGATGATGACAGCAGTGAGTTAATGGATCCTTCGTCGTTGTTCAGTATCTACGAGCGCGGTTTTCGGTCCGAGTTTGTAGATGAAAAAACAGAAGGTGGTAAAACGCTTTATCATATCAATCTTTTTCCTGATTCGGACACTTATGATGTAACAATGATTGAGGTGGCTATCGACAAGGCTGAAATGATGATTCACTCGGCAACATTGCACAGCACCGATGGAAACCTCTATGGAATTCTGGTAAAAGAAATGGATACCAATGCCGGTTTTGATGATTCGGAATTTGTTTTTAATGCTGCTAACTACAATGATGTAGAAGTTATTGACTTCCGGTAG
- the pyk gene encoding pyruvate kinase, which produces MRQTKIVATISDQRCDVDFIQSLYNAGLNVARINTAHITPESGKVMVDNIRAVSDKIAILVDTKGPEIRTCQTLSDTEVKEGELVTLSYSTGVLDDVKNICVNYKGFVNDLNVGNKILVDDGETEFEVVEKHIQYLLCRVCNSGVIKKRKSINVPGVEIKLPSLTERDVEFIRFAAENDLDFIAHSFVRHKEDVNDVQKILDEHNSPIKIIAKIENMEGVENIDEILEHAYGIMVARGDLGIELPESKIPSIQRNLVRRAILFQKPVIIATQMLHTMIEHPRPTRAEVSDVASAIYMGTDAIMLSGETAYGKYPVEAVKAMDKIAQEVEPDRDRRELAVPLKADIPAYLAQSAIRAARELKPDAIITSTTTGKTARYLSSYRPFYPVFVKCHSHRVMRQLALSFGVHPSFLETKKNKMKIQKAAVQELVNQGTINMDDLVIYVGGRFGEDAGASFIEISTADRLFMKPKELS; this is translated from the coding sequence ATGAGACAGACCAAAATTGTTGCAACGATCTCAGATCAAAGATGTGATGTAGATTTTATACAGTCACTTTATAATGCAGGACTGAATGTAGCCCGTATTAACACCGCCCATATTACTCCCGAAAGCGGGAAAGTTATGGTTGATAATATTCGCGCGGTATCAGACAAAATTGCAATTCTTGTTGACACGAAAGGCCCAGAAATAAGAACATGTCAAACTCTTTCGGACACAGAAGTTAAGGAAGGAGAACTGGTTACACTTTCATACTCTACCGGAGTACTGGATGATGTAAAAAACATTTGTGTGAACTACAAAGGTTTTGTTAACGACCTGAATGTTGGTAACAAAATTCTTGTTGACGACGGCGAAACGGAATTTGAAGTAGTTGAAAAACATATTCAGTATTTATTGTGTAGAGTTTGCAACTCGGGTGTTATTAAAAAACGTAAGAGTATCAACGTACCGGGAGTAGAGATTAAATTACCATCGCTGACTGAACGCGACGTAGAATTTATTCGCTTTGCTGCTGAGAACGATCTCGATTTTATTGCGCACTCGTTTGTTCGCCATAAAGAAGATGTGAATGATGTTCAGAAGATTCTGGATGAACACAACAGCCCGATTAAAATTATTGCCAAAATTGAGAACATGGAGGGTGTTGAGAATATCGACGAGATATTGGAACACGCTTATGGTATTATGGTAGCACGTGGCGATTTGGGTATTGAACTACCGGAATCGAAAATCCCATCAATTCAACGAAATCTGGTTCGTCGTGCAATATTGTTCCAAAAACCGGTTATCATTGCCACACAAATGCTGCACACCATGATTGAGCACCCAAGACCGACACGTGCCGAGGTAAGTGACGTAGCAAGTGCTATTTACATGGGAACCGATGCAATAATGCTAAGTGGCGAAACTGCATATGGAAAATATCCTGTTGAAGCCGTAAAAGCGATGGATAAAATTGCTCAGGAGGTTGAACCTGACCGCGACCGCCGCGAGTTGGCTGTTCCGCTTAAAGCAGACATTCCGGCCTACCTGGCCCAATCGGCTATTCGTGCTGCACGCGAATTAAAACCCGATGCGATTATTACATCAACCACAACAGGAAAAACAGCTCGTTACCTTTCGTCGTACCGTCCGTTTTACCCGGTTTTTGTAAAATGTCACTCACATCGTGTAATGCGCCAACTGGCACTTTCATTTGGTGTTCACCCTTCGTTCCTTGAAACGAAAAAGAACAAGATGAAAATCCAGAAAGCCGCTGTTCAGGAGCTGGTTAACCAGGGAACAATTAACATGGATGATCTGGTGATTTATGTAGGTGGTCGTTTTGGCGAAGATGCAGGTGCATCGTTCATCGAAATATCAACTGCCGACAGGTTATTCATGAAACCAAAAGAATTAAGTTAA
- the aroQ gene encoding type II 3-dehydroquinate dehydratase: MKLLIINGPNLNLLGVREKSIYGTESFKSYYEQLKQDFADTDLTYFQSNVEGELINSLHEHGFSYDGIIINAGAYTHTSVAIRDAIAGIQTPVVEVHISNTLTREDFRHKSIIGPVCKGCIMGFGLESYRLAIQSFVN; the protein is encoded by the coding sequence ATGAAGCTCTTGATTATCAATGGACCCAATTTAAACCTACTTGGAGTAAGGGAGAAGTCGATTTATGGAACAGAAAGTTTTAAAAGTTATTATGAACAATTGAAACAGGATTTCGCCGATACAGACCTCACCTATTTTCAGTCGAACGTAGAGGGAGAACTCATAAATTCGTTACACGAGCATGGTTTTAGTTACGATGGGATAATCATAAATGCCGGAGCCTATACACATACCTCGGTGGCCATTCGCGATGCCATTGCGGGAATACAAACGCCTGTTGTTGAGGTGCATATTTCAAATACACTTACGCGCGAAGATTTCAGACATAAATCAATAATTGGCCCGGTATGTAAAGGATGTATTATGGGATTTGGCCTTGAATCGTATCGATTGGCAATTCAAAGTTTCGTAAATTGA